A DNA window from Roseovarius sp. Pro17 contains the following coding sequences:
- a CDS encoding urease subunit gamma — protein sequence MLLSMYEQERLMVYTAGKLALERKERGLKLNLPEATALLTSYLLEGARDGETVTDLMESGRNVLGRDDVMEGVPEMIAQIQVEATFPDGTKLVTVMEPIR from the coding sequence ATGTTACTTAGCATGTATGAGCAAGAGCGGCTTATGGTCTACACGGCCGGCAAGCTTGCGTTGGAACGCAAGGAGCGGGGCCTGAAGCTCAATCTTCCAGAAGCGACCGCGCTGCTGACCTCTTACCTTCTTGAAGGCGCCCGGGACGGGGAGACGGTGACCGACCTCATGGAATCGGGGCGCAATGTCCTTGGCCGGGACGATGTCATGGAGGGCGTTCCCGAAATGATAGCCCAGATTCAGGTCGAGGCGACCTTTCCTGATGGAACCAAGCTCGTGACAGTGATGGAGCCGATACGATGA
- a CDS encoding urease subunit beta, whose amino-acid sequence MPGEILYGEGDIVINEGLEVTTIRVTNTSDRPIQIGSHFHFAEVNAALDFDRDAAWGKRLAVLSGGAERFEPGAVAEVNLVPIMGRRIVRGLRGLCGGELDNAKD is encoded by the coding sequence GTGCCCGGCGAAATCCTTTATGGTGAGGGCGATATCGTGATCAACGAGGGGCTGGAGGTCACGACTATTCGTGTGACTAACACGTCGGATCGTCCGATCCAGATTGGCTCACATTTCCATTTCGCCGAGGTGAACGCGGCGCTCGATTTTGACCGGGATGCCGCGTGGGGCAAGCGCCTTGCGGTGCTCTCGGGCGGGGCAGAGCGGTTTGAGCCCGGCGCAGTTGCAGAGGTGAATCTAGTCCCCATCATGGGGCGGCGCATTGTCCGTGGATTGCGTGGACTTTGCGGAGGGGAGCTTGATAATGCAAAAGATTGA